TAAACAATTCCAAAGCAAGATCAACCTGTTTAAGGCTATGGTGCTCATCTAGTTGTCTTTGTGCCTTTTTTCTTTACATTTGGAAGTGCCAGTGCCAGATCACTTGAGGCAGCAAGTCTAGGCCCCACATTTTATTCGTTTCCATTGCCTACACTAAAAGTGACCATTAGAATTTGAACGTTATAAGCCTACCGTTTTCCAGTCCCACTTTTTTAGTTCTCGTCACTCACTTTGCTCTTCTCTGCAAAAGTATTAATTACATATATACTCTCTCTTAGTATCATCAGAACTCAAAGAAAGAATGAGAGCTTTGGAGAAGTGAAAGTAGTAGCAGAAACTAGAAGAAGAAAGGGAGACATCTTAGTCTCCCCCCAGAAGCTGAGGTTGCTGCCTGTCAAGAAGTGTTTGTATGTGGTCAAGGCGAGCACCTTCTTGACCATCTTATCTGGCTTCAAATTCGCATTCACTACCTCTTCTAGAATCACATCGAACACCTTCTTGAAATCAGCCGTCCAGTCCTGGCTTTTGATCAAAGTCTGCATAATATTCGGCCCTCGAATTAAGATCATCGCCTTGTATCGAATGCAGCTAAAGGTTTTTGCTTTAGGTGACCACATTTCCCTTCCATCGCTCGTCACTCAATTGAGGCAACAAAAGCCCCAAAGCCAAACTCACCAACAAGGTGTTGTCGACAACATACAGCTAACCAATTCTTCAACTTCCCCTGCTTTGAGTAGACCTCCATCATTTTCTTCCACTTAATATTAGCTTCTTGCTCGAGCTCAGGATACTTGATATAACTTAATATGTCATGTGGAAGCAGCGCTGCATCGTCAGCGGAAGCAGCGCTGCATCGTCAGGATCAATCTCATTGGCTGGAGCCAGTTGCTCTCGCTTGTTCTTCGCTCTATAACCCCACCGGTTGGAAGGTTCCCAGCCCTATGGCGCCATAGTTTTTCTCAAGGGCAACAAAACCTCCTTCCTCAGTCGGTCAATACAACAAACACTACCATCCCCTTCTCGGAGGCATGATTCTGGCGGGAAAACCTTCATTGCAATGATCAGCGATGGTAGGCAAATAGGTAGCTGCTTGGGTAATCTGCAAGCAGTAATCATCATGATGGTCATGGTCCTTGTGATGATGAATTTTTCAATATCAAACTTGAGGCACTGGGCAAAATTATCCGAAACACAGTCGTGCAAAAAGCGATAATCAGCGTCGCACTCGTATCTCTAAGCCGCCTTGTTGGTCGTGTGGATCGCCTTCCTCCTCAACAACAATTCGCTTGCCTTTGACTTGGTGTCTTTTTCCTTAACCTTCACCATTCCGTTTGAATCCGCCTTCTCCCTCGTCCTCCCAGTAAATTTCAGGTGAGCTTCGCCTCGTCGAACCTGCGAGAAAATGCGAGGAAGGTCTAGGATATGTCCGAAGGAGCCGAAAATTGGCACGAGATTGTAGGCAAGGGTTTTGGGGTGGTTCTAGTAGAGCCAAGCCGCGTCTGTCTATGAAGTTGCAGATGAGTTTGAGGGTGGTTAGAAGATTGTGCGACCAGGCCGAGGGAAGCACTTGGTTCATCAGAATTTTGTGGAATTCCACGGTCGACATGGCGTCCTTGGCGTAGTGGAAGTACATATCAACACAAGGGTTGTTGATGTTGTGGAAGCCTAATTGGGGTTGTTTGAATTTGAACTGCTCAGGTCGCGGCAGAGCAATTCTTGTGAATTGCGGTCAAACGGCCTTGTTTCGGCGTGCTTCCAGAATCGATATCAGGAATTCCCACGCTTTGCTGCGGGTTTTCAAACCATGAATAATATTcatagaaaaattaattgaaaatgCTACACGAATACAATCACATTCTTAAATGTAGCAATTCAGACAACACACGTTTCATATGAGTAACACTCACGAAACCACACATTTACACAATTATCtccaaatgaaagaaaaagcaaGAGATAGGTGAATTGATCCATAAAATAAGCAGTTCAATTTACATTGCTACTCTCTTGTAACTTATTAGAGCTTCTTTGCAGATCAATCATAATGATTTCTTCATTGCTTTCACCAGATATTTCTATAGTTCTACTCTAGCAGTCCAATTGACAGAACAAATAGCAAGTGCgattttatttgttgctttgaATGTGTTGTAAAGATAATACCACCAACTAAGGGTGGCAATTGATTCTTGTAATAACATACTATCTATGAAGCATGGATACGGATACGGCGATGCGATACGATACGACACGACACGGCGATACATAAAATCTTTAAAAATTAAGATACGATATGCTATGGATACGGCAAATAAAAATGTATGTAGCAAcaaaaatatacattttaaaacataattcatcattcaaattcaagtaCATTTGAGTTGTTAGAGAAGAAAAGTTCAAAATATAATCCTCTTTATATAGTAGAAGAAGTGTGAAAGTCGTATTCATGATTTTAATTAAAGGGAAGCTCTTTTTATTCAACAACTTTCAATTATAGATGCCTCCTATTAACTTTCTCCTCCTCATTACCTTTTTTGAAAGTGTAAATGTATCCTAAAAGCTAGATACGTGTATCCTAAATGTAAGATATGCGTATCCATCAACTAGGATACGTTTCAGACGAGTATCCGAGAGTATCGGGCAAGTATCGTATCCGATCAAGTATCGGATACGGGATGCGGGACCAAACAGAAGTATCCGTGCATCATAGCATACTATAAAAGTAAAGGTAtggataaaaaagaaaatgcgTCTTTTGAAAGATATAGAACAAACCTGAAATTCAACGAATTGTCCTTTTACAAAGCACAACACCAGACTTGATTTCCCAGCTCCAACATCCCCAAGAAGCACTTGAAGAAGAACATCAAACATCACTGTGGTGATCACGACATGCAATAcccaaagaaaaataatttaagaaaaaataaacctATTCATCACATAATGCTAAAATACATATGCCTACATATCCATAATTCCTATGTTTACGGAACATCTTTCGATAAATCACAACTTCATTTTAAAATGGActtttgtatttgtattttgcTTGTGAGTATGGTCTTGGTTAAAATTTAGCATTCTagcatttacttatatgatatCATATAGCAAGAAAGCTATGAGACCCGAGTCACAGTATATTGTATTCTCGGAGACCCTCAAAATACCAGAGCTAGACAGAGATAAACAACAACACGAAAGAGAAACCTTTGCTTTACATGAACACTGACATTTGCATGTGCAGAGCTCTCTTTCCTGCTTtcccttcttttcttcctcaccTTTCGGCTCTTTCTCCTAGATTAAGGAGATCGTTGTTTTGTTGTTAGTGGTTACCATCATCAaaacattcaaatcaaatttagttaatataattaattttaataattgtaatAAGAAGTAATGATTATGTCCAACCTCTGGGTCAACATTTGTAGGCTATATCTAAAAAAAAGTACtaaaaaagtttaaacacaaaacccccaaaattataaaatcaaaatataatgtACTACCCCTTTTCTCCCGTTTTTCTCTCACCCTCCATTTCTGCAAATCACCTACCTCCCTCTCTCCCTATGTACTCCTTACCTCTCTCATAATATCAAAActctcaaacccaattcaatgcCTCATTACCTAGTTTTTTTTGTATATCTTTTTCAACTAAACCCTAAACAATCTATTGCTGCAAGCAACATAACGTCCACTTTGAAGATTTTTGTGGAACCACTTTGCAGGTTTTGTGGAACcactttaaaaattcaaatctttAAGCACCTGAGTACTggaaattcaaaacttcaataGGTATCCCTCCTTACCACAGATAtgtagttttaaaaataaaaccaaaaggaTTAATTCCAATTAACATATACTTTAAAACTACCATAGTAATATTGATTAATTAAACTACTTTTTAAATATGCCCAGCAAGGTAACTTTTgggtttgacaaaaattttaaaCCTACGAAGGGATATATCAAAATCAATTTGTAAGTATGACAAAAGTCCCTATGACAGTATCAAAGCAACTATAATCACAAAGAAGTTGAGAGATTACTTTCTGATTATCAAAACCACTACTGGATTTATGCAGACACAAAATCTCACAATATTATTACCACGACCTTATGCATAATAGGaacaacaccataatcatttgccTACCAGACATTAACTCTTCTACAACATCAAGTTTAACAACCAACCAACCTTTGAACAAAGAACACACGGACAGAAAGAAGCGGGATAGATAAGGGGCAAAGCAATTTTCTTACTTCTACATCAAAGCAAAAGAACAACCATTATATAGGTATGCCATTATCATCTGAAGAACAAATCCAATTGGCAGCTTTTAGGTACCTACAATTATAAGCAAAGTTTGGAATTCACAAAAAATACTGGGCAAATACTAAGGCTACCATTTGAAAAAGCTAAACAACAACAAACTTTGACATGTTAACTACAACTAAATTCAGATGACATTCGATATATGAAGACAATCTGATAAATCAAAGGCTCTAAAATCAATACCATATTTCATGTGCCTTTTATTGATGGTGAACCCAACAGTAGAATCAGGacaaaaatttgatttaaaaccTTGCTATCTTTGTCCTTGTAAATATGATATTTTGGCATCGGCAATATATCacgaaaaaaaaaccaaatatatATGAACTCAAAGAAAATATAGAACGAAAATAAACAAGCAAATGATGAACATTTAGAAGCTAACTAGTATAAGtacccgcgcgttgctgcgggttTTTAAAGCgtataaaatatgtaaaaaattcTACACACATGTACAACCAAAATAGGGATTCAATTATGGATTCGTATTCCTGTTTACAGTATTTGCACACATACACTAATCAGCACTTTTAAATTCTTCGATTATCACTTCAgaacttcttttattttttatgatattCATGCTTCTCGGTAACAATGTGAAAAAGTAAAAGCTACTAATGTAAATTGTTAAAATAATTCAGTAATATCGCAGCTCTCAAATCCATTTAATAggatacattaaaaaaaaaaaattgcaagctACCTGTTATCGTTGATCAGCAACTTTTTACATACATTATTTTGGTGGCAGCATAGGTAGATCAGCAACCTTCTACAAACTTTATTCCTTGCATAACATTGACAATAGTAATATCACATGACAATTTTATGATCACAAAAATTTCTGCAAGGCCAGCACAAACTGTCACAACCTTTGAAAATAACAATTGACAAAAACTTGTTCAGATTCAAGATAAAACTTCAATGACGCTCATATGATAAATCTGCCATTCATCTAGTAGcattcttacaaaaaaaaaaaaaaagcattgagTTGCTTTCCTTCCAAATTAAGTTTACCTACCACGGGAGAGGTTGAACCAACTATCCCCTAGATCCCGAGTACATGCCAAAGCTCTCATTCAAAGCTGAAGGCATACCGCTGATTGACTCGAGACCCACCTTGGGTAAAAAATTTGACCACTGAGAATGTTGAATTCTCTGATCTGCCTTTAGATGAGAAAGGAAGATTTCGGGGGATGAGCATATCAAGAATGTAAGAGACTGGATAGAGGGGTTTGATTTCACAGTGGAAAAAAGCAAAACTCCACATACAGATATATACTACTTCCAAACTAAACTTTTGCAGAAACTATACATAAACTTTCTCAAAGATACAATGTCCGGCTTCAATACTACTCAGAAGACATAATTCATTGAAAATTATTCTGGAAGGGAGCAAAATTTACCTTAAACACCGCCGTAAGCAAATCAGCATTGGGGAGAATTTTTGTTGAAACACTGAATGGAAAATCAAGAGTTTAAAATTCAAACAGGAGCATTATTTAAAACCCAAAATTGAATCATCACATAAGGAATTCAGTGCAACCATCATCAAACCTGTTGCTCTTTCTAATCAACTACAGCTCCTTTCTCATTTTTCGTTGAGTTCCGAACACTCTGTATGCCATTGATTTGGATTGCCTCATTTCCTTTGGTATTTCTGCTAAACTTACTGGGAACGTCTTCTCTCTGCATTTCCCTAACCAAACACAATCACAAATTAGtcaattataataaaaaaacgTAAAAATAGCGCTACATAGTGGATTTATAGAGGgtttataaaataacaaaggcaCGTAATTTAATAgtttatgaaaaaataaatcataCATCGTTTTGAATAGTTCCTATTCAAAAAATAGACTTACTGATGAGTCAATTGCCAATTTTCTGAAGAAATCGTATGCTTTTTATGAGTGTATCACAACCttcaaaaaatacataaaaatcagtaatattgtaaattaaaacaaaaaagaaaacctcaaaaaggaaaaaaaaaactaattatcaTTGAAGTTACTGAAAGCACcagaaattacaaaaaaaaaagagagagaatccacactaaacaaaaaagaaaagagaacttGCCCTCAAGTATGGATTGTATAATGATTTCCAGTGTCCAGGTTGTGAGTTTTCATGCTATTTTGAATATAACTCGCACTTACCAAGACCAATAGATGATGCTACACCAAGAGCCAGCCATCAGAGTCCAAATTGCAGATAACGAATAAGCTCCTGGATATGCTACATTTTGATTAATTATAAAATCAATAAAGGAAACTCCAAAAGAGAGAGAatccacactaaacaaaaaagaaaagagaacttGCCCTCAAGTATGGATTGTATAATGATTTCCAGTATCCAGGTTGTGAGTTTTCATGCTATTTTGAATATAACTCGCACTTACCAAGACCAATAGATGATGCTACACCAAGAGCCAGCCATCAGAGTCCAAATTACAGATAACGAATAAGCTCCTGGATATGCTACATTTTGATTAATTATAAAATCAATAAAGGAAACTCCAAAAGAGAGAGAatccacactaaacaaaaaagaaaagagaacttGCCCTCAAGTATGGATTGTATAATGATTTCCAGTATCCAGGTTGTGAGTTTTCATGCTATTTTGAATATAACTCGCACTTACCAAGACCAATAGATGATGCTACACCAAGAGCCAGCCATCAGAGTCCAAATTGCAGATAACGAATAAGCTCCTGGATATGCTACATTTTGAATAATTATAAAATCAATAAAGGAAACTCCAAAAGTACATCAACATTATGCAATAAACATGCCCAATAATGCATATATGATGCAACATTCATGGGAAATCTTTATCCCAACAACTCATACAAACAATATTAAGCAAACTATATTAATCAAATAACGGTTACTCTAACTAAAATTCTAAATGCAACTGAACAAAAATGTCACCCTTCGAGTAAATACCTCTTGTTGAGGTCCACCAACTGTCGCAGTGATCACTCATGTACCTCCTGCTAACATAATTAGAAGCAGAAACCAACCATCTCTCGCCATAAAACACCAAACATATTTGCCAATAGCCAAATTGAAATACTTTAACGTCTTTAACAGCTGTGTTGTAAGTGTTTAATTTTCTAGTTCCTGGTGATGCTTCAAACGGAGTCCTGCGGAATTCAAAGATTACAGACAACCTTCAGATTTTCAatctgaaaattgaaaaaattaaactaCTTTCCTCAATTGGaatttaattaaacatttaaagAGTTAAAATGAtcaaactttttgtttttatttacctacccataaaagtttgatttccattttatttaaaaacgtACAAAAATTGAAACCTTCTGTTTCCATTTGATTTCCCCTTTCATAATTAGCTCAGCTGAGTAGCTCCCCCACCTTATTACTCCCACGTACTAACGTAAACAATGAGTCACTACAAATTTCAGGttttacatgaaattttttaaaggaAAGTGTATAATTGGAAAGAGTAGAAGAAGAGTACATGTGCATGCTCAGATCAAATCAGCCAGAACCTGATCTAATTGCAATGACAGGAGTGAAATCCGACTTCCAGTTGCTGCACCTCCTAGCTTCCTTCTGCTGCAACTCAAATTTGGTAGAACAAAAGTCTCAATCTTTAAcagataggaaaaacccagtaaTCACACATATTTAACAGATCGaactcaaaaattaaagaacgAAAAGAAAAGGTGAGGAATTTACTCGAAcccacaaaattaaaattaattacagCATAATCAGGCTAAAGATTCAAAATTCACTATGTAAAGAcccaaattaaacataaaattcaaaattcacgaCGCAACAACCCGaattaaacacaaaatcaaGGTCCTTTCAGAAAAATAAGCTTAAGAAAGGGAAAATCTGAAACCTATCGAAAGCgcagaaatagagagaaaagaatTGGGGGAAAAGTTGGGAAATTTACCAGAGGGGTTTAGGTGGAGGCGCCGAGAGGAGCCGATCTGCAAGGCAGATTGAAGCTCGAAGGGCCGAGCTTGGACTCTCCGGCAGTGGCGAGATCTAGGGTTTTCCACAGACAGATAGGAAACCTAGATTCGGAAAATAGGGAGAGAAATAGAGACCTTGATTcgaagagaaatggtgaagcCCTAAATCGAGCTGCTTGGTGCAGAGAAGAGTGAGGCGAGGAGGGAGACGGGGAGAGCAGGAGTCAAACAAAATAAGGAAAAGCTGAtgatggggagagagagaaccgAAAAGCACCCAAAGAAATCGAAACCGGAGAGGATAAACGCGTGGCCTCGGAGGGGCAAGGAAGTCATTTTACTGTAGAAAAGTTGGCAAAAAATTGGCTTAACAAACGAATTGAGGGGTATTTTAGTCCGCACACTGCCCTAGAACAGTAACCAgcgtttgggttttagtatatatagaatTTCATTAGCAATTAAAGCAAccaagctctctcaacatcaaGATTCAGAACCCCCCAGGAAccagaaatttgatgaaaacttttCTAATCACTCAATTGGATTAGACAaaatcatgaattttttttctaaagcccaattatattaaatcacaaatttgaAGCAGAATTTAACATGCAATAAGTCAATAAGATTGGAATCACTTCAGACTAACCTCGATGGCAGGCCTCCGGAATCGCCCGATCCgaaccaaccaaaaaaaaatctattaacTTGATCTTCAACCTAACTATAAAGAGGAGCTTTATAACATCAACATGCCAAAACAACCAAGCCCAACAAATTAACaaactaatttttcttaatcaataatAGCATACATATTATCAAATTATCAATCAATAATTCACATATCGTTAAGGGTTAAACAAATATATGAAGACTGGAAATTTACTCACACATCTAATATATCCTTGCATTTCTATTTCAATTCATAATACGTGGAAATCACATCAACAAATCAAAGCCCTAAATTTTTATCATCCTGAACTGGAAAAATctgtaaaatctaaaatttttgaCTAAAAATGCTAACTTAGGAATAGGAGGAAATTTGCAAATTAGCTAAACAATGCTATTATTTATCCAATCAAAGGCAAATTGGAGTGGTGCAGAACTAACACTACAAAATTCGTTAAACTAAACAATGGGTAGAATGTTTATAAGATTTATATTTTATACAAAAATTAATCTTctaaaaaagcaaaaaacacaatttttttgttaagcAATCGCATGGATTATAAATGCCAAAGATTAGATGATGGTAGGCGTCAGATTACCTCTTTAGCCGAAGCTGCGAAACCCCTCATTGCCGACGTGGCGGGGAGGATCTTCTGCCCCAAAATCTGAACCAACACAAAGATTAGGCAGTAAATcacataataataaattaatcaagtGTTTTATATAATGAAGGTTCATAAATTGCAGAAGTAGAGGGTGTACCATAGCTGATGAGCTTCCAGCTCCCACTTTTTGCCTTAAAATTCCCAACATCTTTGATTCTTTCACACAAAATCACACTGAACGCAAACAGAAATCAGAAACAAAATACGATCTAAGAACTGAAAATTTCAGTGAAAGCACCAAGAGAGATGAGGAGGAATAACAAATGATTTACTGGAaatatggaaaagaaaaaaaaccagatCAAAATTCGGATAGAAATAAACAATACGAATTAGGGGATTTGGGAGGGGGGACGAACCTGTTTGGCGGATTGGAGCGGGGATCGGATCGACGATGCGATGTGTAAAAAATGAGCGTTGAGGGAGCGGAGCAGCAGCAGCCAACACTTTCATGCAGAACTTAATTGGAAAACCCAGATCAAACCAACCTTTAAGTTTCAAGGTTTTTACCCTGGAATCCAGGCAGAACCAGATTAGATTCTAAATGGGTttatcaaaaataataatttgatcAAAAATGCTTATTCCTGTAGTGGGTGTACATCTGGTACTGCGTATTCTTGTAAATTGTCGTTGCAATAATACAATATTACTCAAAATGATGCAGTGGTGGGTGTACCGTGTACGGATTAAAGAGGGTTTTAGGTGAATGTGATCAGCCTACCCATGTGtctaatgaattaaaataataaaatggtaTGTGATGTGATATGTTTTAGGTCAATATAATAATAAGGGTTAAACTCTGTTTACTATCCtgaagttttgtggttttcaatatttagtacatcaagtttttttcgtctcagagtcatacctaaagtgttaattttgggacagtctcatacatctgttagtcaaactgttaaatctaccgttaactgatgacgtggcgcccatgtggacaatgactaggcaccacgtgtcattaaaaggTCCACGTGGATTTTTCTTTATCTTCATCATCCCAAACCCCTCATCCTAAACCCATCTCAATCTTCATCTCCAAAATCCAGAAAAATCAACAACCCTACAAAAATCAAGCTAAAACTTtcaaaacccaaatcaaatCTCAGCCCCAAATACCCTCTaaaccatgaaaaaaaaaatcaaacaacaaagaaatctgaaaaatacaataaaaacccaaatccaAGTTTCCGTCGATTAGCACGCAGAGCCATGAAGATCAGAACTTTGAAGCTCCGAGAGGTCCACAAGCCCACGAGCAGCGGCGGGGGGCCGTCGTACTGCTCGATGCCGTGGAACCAGCAGGCCTACCACGTAGTGACGGCCTCCTCCTCCGACCCCACAATCGCCATCCACGACTCTCTTATCTTGTCCAGCCTTCCCAAGCTCCTCCGCCACCACCGCGACAGCGTCACGGCTCTCGCTCTCAGCCCCAACTCCACCTGCCTCACCTCCGGCTCCGTTAAGCTCTACAAGTTCCCGGTCCCTATCTCCCAACCAAGTAAACAAACAACACCAAGATCTGAATTTCCATCCAAAATCAAATACAACAAATTAGGGTTTCGTAATATGAGAAATTGGGATATGAGATTTGGGTATAACAAggagaaaaataacaaattcataATAAAGTTTGAAGCTTTTAAATATACAAATATGCACAAGAATGTAAATGGCAGGTTAATAGTACAAGAACCCATATATTCAAATTttagatagagaaagagagattgtgagagagaagagagaagataggagaaaggagagagaaaacTTACTCAGGTGGGTGTAAACGGTTCTTTAGGGTTTTGCCCTTCtggcgagagagagaggagagagaaacctgagagagagagagagaggaaaaaggaaagaggagaggagagaaaatAGAGGAGAGAGGGGAGCGAGCGGTGGAGATGGAAGCTAGCGCGGGCGAGGGAGGCAAGGGGCTTACTGTCGCACCAgtggggaagacgaaggggGAAGGAATCCAGCCCTTTTTCCAGTGAGGAAGACGAATGGGGGAAGTGAAAaaggggttttgttttgtttttttttaattttgttttgttttttttaagtacttttatttaattaattatttaatttttttaatgacacgtggcacccagtcattgtccacatgggcgccacgtcattaGTTAACagcagacttaacagtttgactaacggatgtatgagactgtcccaaaattaacactttaggtatgacactgagacgaaaaaaacttgatgtactaaatgttgaaaaccacgaaacatgagggtagtaaacagtcttttaccctaataataaaatattaaacaatgAGCTGTAAAGGAAGATACTGCTCTTAGGTCATCTTCAACCAAAGGTTGgctagagggctcgttttagccttcTGGTCAtttaagatattaatattttaataaacaatacaTGATCATATTTGccttcatctccaaccaagaGTCAAAGGGCCAAAGAGCCCGTTTCAACCCTGTCATAAAAAACCATATCCAACAGAGGGTCAAAGGGTTATAGTatggaatgtgaagaattgaaataaaataaggtaagacaatatgaaatgatgaaaaatatgtgagaaatgatgcagaaaaaattagaaattcaaaaaataaataaataaacgtccaaaaaaatggcatgttgaaaaaaaaatacaaaaatgggCTGGGACCAAAAAGTGACAATTTCCCTTGGCCTGAAAGCCCTAAACTAGgctgaaagaacaaaaaaaagagaGCAGAAACTGGGCTGGGCAGCAagtggaaaagaaaaataaataaaaaaataaaacaaaatgggctaGCTGGCTGAAGATGGCCAACCGGttggccatttggcccattcaGATTttgtggggcccacgagccctctggcttagccctcggttagagacgaTTTTCGGGTTATTTTCGGCttggaccct
This genomic interval from Malus domestica chromosome 05, GDT2T_hap1 contains the following:
- the LOC103413662 gene encoding uncharacterized protein isoform X9, yielding MLICLRRCLRNKVCRRLLIYLCCHQNNEKEPKGEEEKKGKQERELCTCKLMFDVLLQVLLGDVGAGKSSLVLCFVKGQFVEFQQSVGIPDIDSGSTPKQGRLTAIHKNCSAAT
- the LOC103413662 gene encoding uncharacterized protein isoform X15, coding for MKVLAAAAPLPQRSFFTHRIVDPIPAPIRQTESKMLGILRQKVGAGSSSAMILGQKILPATSAMRGFAASAKELLFIVRLKIKLIDFFLVGSDRAIPEACHRAEGS
- the LOC103413662 gene encoding uncharacterized protein isoform X2 → MKVLAAAAPLPQRSFFTHRIVDPIPAPIRQTESKMLGILRQKVGAGSSSAMILGQKILPATSAMRGFAASAKEVEDQVNRFFFGWFGSGDSGGLPSRRKLGGAATGSRISLLSLQLDQVLADLI
- the LOC103413662 gene encoding uncharacterized protein isoform X17, producing the protein MKVLAAAAPLPQRSFFTHRIVDPIPAPIRQTESKMLGILRQKVGAGSSSAMILGQKILPATSAMRGFAASAKELLFIVRLKIKLIDFFLVGSDRAIPEACHRGT
- the LOC103413662 gene encoding uncharacterized protein isoform X12 yields the protein MHMTPFEASPGTRKLNTYNTAVKDVKVFQFGYWQICLVFYGERWLVSASNYVSRRYMSDHCDSWWTSTRAYPGAYSLSAIWTLMAGSWCSIIYWSWSLFVICNLDSDGWLLV
- the LOC103413662 gene encoding uncharacterized protein isoform X1, with translation MKVLAAAAPLPQRSFFTHRIVDPIPAPIRQTESKMLGILRQKVGAGSSSAMILGQKILPATSAMRGFAASAKEVEDQVNRFFFGWFGSGDSGGLPSSRRKLGGAATGSRISLLSLQLDQVLADLI
- the LOC103413662 gene encoding uncharacterized protein isoform X8 encodes the protein MHMTPFEASPGTRKLNTYNTAVKDVKVFQFGYWQICLVFYGERWLVSASNYVSRRYMSDHCDSWWTSTRAYPGAYSLSAIWTLMAGSWCSIIYWSCISRSLFVICNLDSDGWLLV
- the LOC103413662 gene encoding uncharacterized protein isoform X11 produces the protein MHMTPFEASPGTRKLNTYNTAVKDVKVFQFGYWQICLVFYGERWLVSASNYVSRRYMSDHCDSWWTSTRGAYSLSAIWTLMAGSWCSIIYWSCISRSLFVICNLDSDGWLLV
- the LOC103413662 gene encoding uncharacterized protein isoform X10; this encodes MHMTPFEASPGTRKLNTYNTAVKDVKVFQFGYWQICLVFYGERWLVSASNYVSRRYMSDHCDSWWTSTRAYPGAYSLSAIWTLMAGSWCSIIYWSWSLFVICNLDSDGWLLV
- the LOC103413662 gene encoding uncharacterized protein isoform X14 gives rise to the protein MHMTPFEASPGTRKLNTYNTAVKDVKVFQFGYWQICLVFYGERWLVSASNYVSRRYMSDHCDSWWTSTRGAYSLSAIWTLMAGSWCSIIYWSWSLFVICNLDSDGWLLV
- the LOC103413662 gene encoding uncharacterized protein isoform X4; translation: MHMTPFEASPGTRKLNTYNTAVKDVKVFQFGYWQICLVFYGERWLVSASNYVSRRYMSDHCDSWWTSTRAYPGAYSLSAIWTLMAGSWCSIIYWSCIIYWSCISRSLFVICNLDSDGWLLV
- the LOC103413662 gene encoding uncharacterized protein isoform X13, translating into MHMTPFEASPGTRKLNTYNTAVKDVKVFQFGYWQICLVFYGERWLVSASNYVSRRYMSDHCDSWWTSTRGAYSLSAIWTLMAGSWCSIIYWSCISRSLFVICNLDSDGWLLV
- the LOC103413662 gene encoding uncharacterized protein isoform X6, with product MLICLRRCLRNKVCRRLLIYLCCHQNNEKEPKGEEEKKGKQERELCTCKCQCSLMFDVLLQVLLGDVGAGKSSLVLCFVKGQFVEFQQSVGIPDIDSGSTPKQGRLTAIHKNCSAAT
- the LOC103413662 gene encoding uncharacterized protein isoform X7, giving the protein MHMTPFEASPGTRKLNTYNTAVKDVKVFQFGYWQICLVFYGERWLVSASNYVSRRYMSDHCDSWWTSTRAYPGAYSLSAIWTLMAGSWCSIIYWSCISRSLFVICNLDSDGWLLV
- the LOC103413662 gene encoding uncharacterized protein isoform X5; protein product: MHMTPFEASPGTRKLNTYNTAVKDVKVFQFGYWQICLVFYGERWLVSASNYVSRRYMSDHCDSWWTSTRAYPGAYSLSAIWTLMAGSWCSIIYWSCIIYWSWSLFVICNLDSDGWLLV
- the LOC103413662 gene encoding uncharacterized protein isoform X3 translates to MKVLAAAAPLPQRSFFTHRIVDPIPAPIRQTESKMLGILRQKVGAGSSSAMILGQKILPATSAMRGFAASAKEVEDQVNRFFFGWFGSGDSGGLPSSRRKLGGAATGSRISLLSLQLDQDSV
- the LOC103413662 gene encoding uncharacterized protein isoform X16, which codes for MKVLAAAAPLPQRSFFTHRIVDPIPAPIRQTESKMLGILRQKVGAGSSSAMILGQKILPATSAMRGFAASAKELLFIVRLKIKLIDFFLVGSDRAIPEACHREGS